The Bosea sp. AS-1 region TGCTGCCAAGCCGGATGATGGGCTGGTAGTAGGGAATGATGCGCTCGTCGCCGAGCGCGTCCTCGACCTGGCGGCGGATGCGGATGCGTCGCATCATGGCGCTGCGCAGGCCGCGCCGGAACCGGACGTAGCCGCCGCGCTTGGTTTCCTTCGCGTGGTAGAGCGCGAGGTCCGCGTTCTGGCGCAGCATGACGCTGTCAGTACCTGCGGCATCGGCGATGACGCCGCCGATGGTGACGCTCGGGACGATGCTTTGCCCGTCATGCTCGATGGGGGGCGGCATGGCTGCGAGGACCGCCGTGGCGAGCGCCCGCATCCGGCTGGCATTCTCGCAGGCGGGAATGAGCACGGCGAATTCGTCGCCGCCGATGCGGCAGGCAAGACACCCTTCCAGCACGCGGCTGAGGCGACCACCGATCTCGGCGATCAGCGCATCGCCAGCGGCATGACCCAGCGTGTCGTTGACGATCTTGAGGTTGTCGATGTCGATCAGCATCAGGCCGAGGCGACCCGTCGGGGCTTCACACATCGAGGCGATGGCATCGCTGAAGCGGGTCCGGTTGGGCAGCTTCGTCAGCGTGTCGAAATAGGCGAGCCTGTGGTTGCGGGCGCGCACCTCCTCGTGTTCGATCGCGATGGCGCAGAGATGCACGCAGGTCGCGACGATGCGCCGTTCGACCGCGCGGGGGCGCCCGGGCTTGCGATAGTAGAAAGCGAAGGCGCCGACGACGCGCCCGTCACGGGCCTTGATCGGCATCGACCAGCTCGCGCGCAGCCCGAGCGGCAGTACCAGGTCGGTCAAACCTTCCCACAGCGGATCGGTCGCTATGTCGGTCACCTCGACTGGCTCGCCGCGGTAGATCGCGGTGCCGCAGGAGCCGACTCGAGGGCCGACCGGAACGCCATCGATCGCTGCAGCATAGGAGGTGGGCAGGCTGGGCGAAGCCAATGGCCGCAGCAAGCGATCGTCATCGACGGTCACGACCGAGCAGACGACGCCGGGCGCAGCCGCCTCGGCGCGTAGGCAAAGTCGCCGCATGCAGGCGACCAGAGGCTCGCCGCGGGCGATGTGCTCGAGGATTTCGTTCTGCAGCGACTGCAGTCGGGCGGATGGTCTCGTCACGATGTCCCGACAATTCTTGTCGAAGAGGGAGATGACGATAGGAAACGCCGGTTAAAATCCGTTTGTTCAGCTGTCTCGC contains the following coding sequences:
- a CDS encoding EAL domain-containing protein produces the protein MTRPSARLQSLQNEILEHIARGEPLVACMRRLCLRAEAAAPGVVCSVVTVDDDRLLRPLASPSLPTSYAAAIDGVPVGPRVGSCGTAIYRGEPVEVTDIATDPLWEGLTDLVLPLGLRASWSMPIKARDGRVVGAFAFYYRKPGRPRAVERRIVATCVHLCAIAIEHEEVRARNHRLAYFDTLTKLPNRTRFSDAIASMCEAPTGRLGLMLIDIDNLKIVNDTLGHAAGDALIAEIGGRLSRVLEGCLACRIGGDEFAVLIPACENASRMRALATAVLAAMPPPIEHDGQSIVPSVTIGGVIADAAGTDSVMLRQNADLALYHAKETKRGGYVRFRRGLRSAMMRRIRIRRQVEDALGDERIIPYYQPIIRLGSSEIVGVEALARMRLGDGRIVTAGEFHEALLDPKMAYRVTSRMLAAISSDMAEWQAAGLQFQHVALNVTAADFQKGDLVQRIARAFDKVEVPLRHLVVEITEQVFMGGLRDGVARTMEALRAHGMSVALDDFGTGFASLTHLLDFPIDIIKIDRSFVGAIDSGARSGVIVESLQTMAKRLGMKIIAEGIETEGQARRLGEMGCCLGQGFLYSPPVPAPVIRDLLQRFGQREPTASLANSGLVANAA